One Meleagris gallopavo isolate NT-WF06-2002-E0010 breed Aviagen turkey brand Nicholas breeding stock chromosome 11, Turkey_5.1, whole genome shotgun sequence genomic region harbors:
- the SLITRK3 gene encoding SLIT and NTRK-like protein 3 has product MMKPSSAETLHKGRMWWIILLSTIALAWTTPIPLIEDSEELDEPCFDPCYCEVKESLFHIHCDNKGFINISQITESWSRPFKLYLQRNSMRKLYTNSFLHLNNAVSINLGNNALQDIQTGAFNGLRVLKRLYLHENKLDIFRNDTFLGLESLEYLQADYNVIKRIESGAFRNLSKLRVLILNDNLIPMLPTNLFKSVSLTHLDLRGNRLKVLSYRGMLDHIGRSLMEIQLEENPWNCTCEIVQLKSWLERIPYTALVGDITCETPFHFHGKDLREIKRSKLCPMLSDSEVEASLGIPQLSSSKENAWPTKPSSMLSSFHFTASSVEYKTSNKQPKPTKQPRVPRPPPTPRGLYPGPNQPPVAAYQTRPPIPIICPTGCSCSLHINDLGLTVNCKERGFHNISELLPRPLNAKKLYLSGNLIQKIYRSDFWNFSSLDLLHLGNNRISYVQDGAFINLPNLKSLYLNGNDIERLTPGMFRGLQSLHYLYFEYNLIREIQPAAFSLMPNLKLLFLNDNLLRTLPTDAFAGTSLARLNLRNNHFLALPVAGVLEHLHAIVQIDLKLNPWDCTCELVPLKQWLEALSSVSVVGEVLCASPERLARRDLRFFLQVERTGTTRSLVEIGMAAEAIGFAIDGDHQKVTGVT; this is encoded by the exons ATGATGAAACCTTCCTCGGCAGAGACGCTTCACAAAGGAAGGATGTGGTGGATAATTCTTCTAAGCACAATTGCTCTAGCATGGACTACACCCATTCCCTTGATAGAGGACTCGGAGGAACTGGATGAGCCTTGCTTCGATCCATGCTACTGTGAAGTGAAGGAGAGCCTTTTCCATATACATTGTGACAACAAGGGATTTATAAATATTAGTCAGATAACAGAGTCGTGGTCGAGACCTTTTAAACTTTATCTGCAGAGGAACTCCATGAGGAAATTGTACACCAACAGTTTTCTTCACTTAAACAACGCTGTGTCCATTAACCTTGGGAACAATGCACTGCAGGACATTCAGACGGGGGCTTTTAACGGGCTCCGGGTCCTGAAGAGGTTGTATTTGCACGAGAACAAATTGGACATTTTCAGAAACGACACTTTCCTGGGTTTGGAAAGTCTGGAATATCTGCAGGCAGATTACAATGTCATTAAGCGGATTGAAAGCGGGGCGTTTCGAAACCTAAGTAAATTGAGGGTCCTTATCCTAAATGACAATCTCATCCCCATGCTTCCCACCAACCTATTTAAGTCCGTGTCCTTAACCCACTTGGACTTGCGCGGGAACAGGTTGAAAGTGCTCTCGTACCGCGGGATGTTGGACCACATTGGCAGGAGCCTGATGGAGATTCAGCTGGAGGAGAACCCGTGGAACTGCACGTGTGAGATCGTGCAGCTGAAGAGCTGGCTGGAGCGCATCCCCTACACCGCCTTGGTAGGGGACATCACCTGCGAGACCCCCTTCCACTTCCACGGCAAGGACCTGCGGGAAATCAAGCGGAGCAAGCTGTGCCCCATGCTGTCCGACTCCGAGGTGGAAGCCAGCCTGGGCATCCCCCAGCTGTCCTCCAGCAAGGAGAACGCGTGGCCCACCAAGCCCTCCTCCATGCTGTCCTCCTTCCATTTCACTGCTTCCTCGGTTGAGTACAAAACGTCCAACAAGCAGCCCAAGCCCACCAAGCAGCCCCGGGTGCCCCGGCCTCCCCCGACGCCCCGTGGGCTGTACCCTGGGCCCAACCAGCCGCCCGTGGCCGCCTACCAGACCCGGCCCCCCATCCCCATCATCTGCCCCAcgggctgctcctgcagcttgcACATCAACGACCTGGGCCTGACGGTCAACTGCAAGGAGAGAGGCTTCCACAACATCTCCGAACTCCTGCCCAGGCCCCTGAACGCCAAGAAGCTCTACCTGAGCGGGAATTTGATACAGAAAATCTATCGCTCCGATTTCTggaatttttcctctttggatCTCTTACACCTGGGGAACAACCGCATTTCCTACGTGCAGGACGGGGCTTTTATCAACCTGCCCAATCTCAAGAGCCTCTACCTGAACGGCAACGACATTGAGCGGCTCACCCCGGGCATGTTCCGGGGCCTGCAGAGCTTGCATTACCTGTACTTCGAGTACAACCTGATCAGGGAAATCCAGCCGGCGGCCTTCAGCCTCATGCCCAACCTGAAGCTGCTCTTCCTCAACGACAACCTGCTGCGCACTCTGCCCACCGACGCCTTCGCCGGCACCTCGCTGGCCCGGCTCAACCTCCGCAACAACCACTTCTTGGCGCTGCCGGTGGCCGGGGTGCTGGAGCACCTGCACGCCATCGTGCAGATCGACCTGAAGCTCAATCCTTGGGACTGCACCTGCGAGCTGGTGCCTCTCAAGCAGTGGCTGGAGGCCCTCAGCTCTGTCAGCGTGGTGGGCGAGGTGCTGTGCGCCAGCCCCGAGCGCTTGGCCCGACGCGACCTGCGC TTCTTCCTACAGGTGGAGAGGACGGGAACCACCAG gTCACTGGTGGAGATAGGGATGGCTGCTGAAGCCATCGGTTTTGCTATAGATGGTGATCACCAGAAGGTTACAGGCGTGACGTGA